In Rhodothermales bacterium, the DNA window CACCTGCAGGATCATGGCTGATGCGCCAATGGCCGGCGCCCGAAGCACCCATAGCTCTACCGTTTTATGACCATCCATCCGATATTCCAGGAAGCGCCGCAGGAAGCCGGCCAGGCGGACGACGCGATCCACACCGCGTACGACAGCACCTGGGCGATCCAGCAAATTCCTGAACGTGGGCCCGTAGGCTCGGAGCGCTTTATGCTTGCCGAAGACAAACTGTTCGTCGTACTCGCGGTCGTCCTGATCATCTGGGCGGGAATCTCATTGTTTCTCATCCGGAGCGACCGCAAATTGACCCGACTGGAGAAGGCCCTCAAGGAACGAAGCTGACCAGCCGGCATTCATTACGATACCGCCTTGAACCGGGCGTCGACACCACGATCACGATCCTGCACAGGACCATGAAAATAAAAAACATCCTCGCACTCGCCCTCGGCATTGTATTCGTCGGGGTGCTGTTCATGAACTTCGGCAGCTCGGTGGGCGGCTACATGGATTTCCAGGAGGCCCAGGCCTCGGGTTCGTCGGCGCACGTGGTGGGCACGTGGGCGAACGACCATCCGATCAACTACGACCCGCAGACGAACACGTTCACGTTCCACATGCGGGATGAAAACGGCACCCTGCTGAAGGTCGAGTACCCGAACCCGAAGCCGGCCAACTTCGAGGACGCCGAAAAGCTGGTGATCGAAGGCAAGATCAAGGGCGATGTCTTCGCCGCCGAGCATATCCTGGTGAAGTGCCCGTCGAAGTATAACGACACCAACGTGATGGGGACGTGAGCTTGATCCCGTTACCCTTTTCAGGAAGGCCGGCGCTGCGCCTCGCAGCCGCCGGCTTTTTCGTTTTCAGCCTCCTCTTCGCGCAAGCGATGTCCGATCCCGTGCCCCCCTGTCCCGAGACGCCGAACTGCGCCCGGGAATCCGCCAGTTTCCCCGTCGCGCCGGACACCCTCCGCGCCCGGGCCCGCGCCGCGCTGGAGGCGATGGGCCCCGGCTCGATCGAAGTCACCGACGAGGGCGCGTTCCACGCCGTCTTCCGGGTCGTGATTTTCCTGGACGACGTGCATGTCGCCGTAGCGCCCGACTCCGCCGGCAGCACCCTGACAATCCGCAGCGCCAGCCGGGTAGGGCACAGCGACCTGGGTGTGAATGCGCGGCGGGTCAGGCGGTTCTGGAGCATATTGAAAGCAAGTGAATCGAAATAAAAAGCCGATTGACACCCGAAACGTTACGGGTTACATTCGGTATATCCCAGCACAACGCTCCCCAGCTTGATACAGTCCTTCCGACATAAGGGATTAAAACGTCTGTTCGAGGAGGACGACCGTTCCCGCGTCAATCAGGAGCACGTCGCCCGACTCCGACGCATACTGACGCAGCTGGAATTTGCACAACGTATCGAGGACATGAACGCCCCAGGCTGGGGACTACATGCGCTGAAAGGCGATCTGAAAGGTTTCTGGGCAGTTAAAGTGAGCGGCAACTGGCGCGTGACGTTTCGTTTCGATGAAGGACACGCCTGGGATGTCGATTATATCGATTACCACTGACAACAAGCGATACGACCATGCGGATGCGTAATCCAGTCCACCCGGGTGAAATACTGCGGGAAGAATACCTCCAGCCTCTGGGCCTGAGCATTACGACGGCCGCCGAAAAAATCGGAGTAACTCGGAAAGCGCTCTCCGAACTGGTCAACGAGCGTTCCGGCGTAAGCCCGCTGATGGCGTGGCGGCTCTCCATCGCCTTCGACACCAGCCCCGAGTTGTGGACCAATATGCAGACAGGCTACGACCTGGCTCAGGAGCGTGACAACCCGGCGCTATCGGCGGTGCAGAATATCTATCGGCCTGAGGGCGTGGCGCGTTGAAAAGCCGGCGAGGATTCTATTATGCGTCCGCCTCTTGGTCATCCCGAGGGAGATGTTCGAGTATGCTCTGTCATTAGTGAAGCGCTCCAATGCCGGCACACTTGACAACATTATTTCCTTCCACGTCACTTCGTGATGCCCGGCCGCATGCTCCCCGTCAGCGAGAATGACTACCTCGCGGCCAATGATATCGAAGACTCGCAGATCGATCACCCCATCCTGCGGCAGATCCGATCCGATCGTTGTGGACGGGTTAAATGGGTTCGGATAATTCTGGTCGAGTATTATCTTCCTGGGCGCCTCGACCTGCAACTCGATGACCCGGGATCCAATCCGCGCTCCGCTATCTGTAAAAACCCCAAACGAGAGGTGCTCCGTAGCACGAATAGGAGCACTTCGATCTATCGAGAAAGAAAATCTAAAAGCCCCTCCCCTCCTGATGCTATCGATGAAATAGCACTTTCTCTTTCATCCAGCCTCAACCACGAAGGTGCTTGCTCTACCCTCACGGCAACACGCTCCGATGTTCGAGATCCGCTGTTCACCACGGAAAGCTCATCTGGTTGCCCTCAGTCGCGAACGGAATGAGGTAGGCTTCACCTGCTTTCTTGGCGCTTTCCTGACCATAGGCCTGCACAGTGAATACCATTGCAATAAAAAGGGGAGACCACGTCATCATAATACCTTTATTGAATACGGATCCTGAGGGCATTCACCGCCGGATTTGTTATTTCGAAAGACGTCCCCGGCCCAATGGTTCGAGTCGCCACCACTTGGCCATTTGCCATTTCTTCCACTATCATCGCCTGGCCTTGACCAATACCGGCCGTTTCAATCGTTACCGGATATGCGCTGGACTGTATCACCACAGTACCAAGACTCCCCTCGACTAGATCGCTGCCAAGTGTATATCGTGCATCGAAGCTATCGGGCACAGGAGGAATGGGCGGCAAGGCGTGTGAATGCCGGTGCTGAGTTGGTAGGTTTCCTCCCATAAACAGCATCCGACTTTTCCCGGTCCTATCGCGCAGGACAAGAGATGTAAATCCATTCTCTTCAGGGCGGAATGCCGCAAACGCGCGTTGTCTCTTACCAGGAGCCGCCGAACAATCCAGCGTAACCTGCCCGCTGGCTATGGTCTTTACCCAATACCCTTTACCCTGCTCGAACGAAGTAGGATTAACGTATTGTCCATCCCAACCGAATATCAATTCATTGCCTTCTCCCTCGATGATTCCCCCTGGGTCGTCAATTGATGAGATGTCGAATTCACAGCTCGGCCCAGCCACCAGATTCCATCCTTCACCAAGATCTAATGTTATAACTTCTACTACGGTACCTATTACGGTCTGATTGCCCGCGGTCCGTGACCAGGCCCAATAGCCTTTACCCATCTCCAACTCCTCTTGGCTTACATAGGCCACACCTGACCATACAAACGGAGGTTGCTCAAGTAATATTTCATCAAATATGGTTTTATAGTTGCTAGAAGGTGGTTGAAGTGGTAATCCAATCATTAAATAGCTACCATTTAAAGGTATATTAACTTCTGAAGGAGGAAATACTCCCAATATATTTCGACTATATCCCTCAATAAATGGCTTTACACTATAATACTCGCTTTCATATCTATCGAGTGCGTTCTTCAGTTCCGAGCCATCACCAATTCTACCCATGATCTGCAATGTCGCAACCTGTAGTTGCCAGGCTGCAGCAGTTGCTGCTCTCAACGTTTCAACTTCTTCGGTAAATTCAACAGGCGTATCCTTAGTCAATTCGCGATATGCTTGATTCAGCGTAGCGTGATCCGTCGCAGTGTCAAGATATACTCGCCGCAATATAACTTTTGATGCCTCAGTATTGATGGCCTCTAGCAACAGTAATAACCCCTCGTATCTACCTGCCTGCATTGTCTCCGGGTACTCTATTAAGTTGGCCGGTAAAACAATCTTTTCACTTATTTTATCCACATACCCATCTGGATCTGACAGCATCCTTTTTAGGGCGTCTGATGTGGGTGTGTCTGGATAATATACCCCATCAGGAGATGATAGTAACAACACAATATCACTCTCAATCTGGCCTGATTGTGCATTTGATGCGTAGTGAAATAGCATAATGCTAATAACAAATGCCAGAAGCATGGCTTTGCCGAATGTTCTCTTCATGTTATTGCTGTATATGAAGAACTGGATTAGTCCGAGCCAGATCCGTTTCTGCTTCTCAGGGCTTTCGC includes these proteins:
- a CDS encoding CcmD family protein, whose translation is MTIHPIFQEAPQEAGQADDAIHTAYDSTWAIQQIPERGPVGSERFMLAEDKLFVVLAVVLIIWAGISLFLIRSDRKLTRLEKALKERS
- a CDS encoding cytochrome c maturation protein CcmE codes for the protein MKIKNILALALGIVFVGVLFMNFGSSVGGYMDFQEAQASGSSAHVVGTWANDHPINYDPQTNTFTFHMRDENGTLLKVEYPNPKPANFEDAEKLVIEGKIKGDVFAAEHILVKCPSKYNDTNVMGT
- a CDS encoding DUF1499 domain-containing protein — its product is MPPCPETPNCARESASFPVAPDTLRARARAALEAMGPGSIEVTDEGAFHAVFRVVIFLDDVHVAVAPDSAGSTLTIRSASRVGHSDLGVNARRVRRFWSILKASESK
- a CDS encoding type II toxin-antitoxin system RelE/ParE family toxin, with translation MIQSFRHKGLKRLFEEDDRSRVNQEHVARLRRILTQLEFAQRIEDMNAPGWGLHALKGDLKGFWAVKVSGNWRVTFRFDEGHAWDVDYIDYH
- a CDS encoding HigA family addiction module antitoxin encodes the protein MRNPVHPGEILREEYLQPLGLSITTAAEKIGVTRKALSELVNERSGVSPLMAWRLSIAFDTSPELWTNMQTGYDLAQERDNPALSAVQNIYRPEGVAR